The genome window CGAGCCACCGCAACGTCAACTGGCCGGAAGAGATCAAGGAAGCCAGCAAGCGTAACGCCACCACCTGCGAGTTCCGTGGCCCGGACGACATCACCAACTGCAAGCTCGGCTTTCCCTTCCCGGTCCCGCAGAGCGGCGCCGAGGTCATCTGGAACCACAAGGTGAAATGGCGCGGTAACAACGCCCGGCGCTACAACAACCAGATGATCGTGCAGCCGGATGGCGAGTATCAGTTCACGAAGATCGTCGAGGACGTCACCTTCAGCTACGCCAACATCGACGATCCGCAGCCGATCAAGGATGGGCAGGGCGAGTATCTGCGCTATCTCTCCGAGACGGTGGCGCCGGTCCGCCTGGCGGGCACCTTCATTCTGGTGCACGAGAAGGTCGGCACCGGTGAGGCCGGTCGTCGCGCCTGGCTGTATTCGCCCGGTCTGCGCCGCATTCGTCGTGCGCCCTCGGTGTGCTGCGACAACCCTTACGAAGGCACCGACGGCCACCAGTTCTACGACCAGGTCGATATGTTCAACGGTGTCAAGGAGCGCTTCACCTGGAAGCTGCTGGGCAAGAAGGAGATGTACGTTCCGTACAACTCTCACAAGATCGCCGGTCCGGACACCACCTACGATGATCTGGCCTCGCCGCGCCACCTGAACCAGGAGCTGCCGCGCTACGAGCTGCACCGCGTCTGGGTGGTCGAGGCGGAGAACAAGGAAGACCTGCGACATACCTTCGGCAAGAAGGTGCTCTACGTCGACGAGGACAGCTGGAACATCGTGATGATCGATAACTACGACCATCGCGGCGAGCTGATGCAGTTCCAGGAAGGTCATCTCTCCTTCGCCCGGAACGTCCTGGCCACCGGTACGAGCCCCGAGGTGATCTATCACTTCAACACTGGGCGCTACTTCCTGACTGCGCTGGCGCAGCAGGACCGGCCTATCGACAACTCGGTCGAGTACGATGACAGCTTCTTCACCGCCTCCGCGGTGCAGCGCAAGACCTCGCGCTGATCGCAGCGATTATCATGACCGCCGGACCCTCGGGCCCGGCGGTTTTTTTTGGCGGAAGAAAAAAGGAAAGGCATGGCCACCATCGAACGCAGTCAGCAGCTCGATTTCGACGCACCCGTTGACGCCGTCTTGCGCATGCTGACGGACGCGGATTTCTATCGCGCCAAGTACGAGACGCTGGGATTCGAAGCGCTGAAGGTGACCGAAGAGAAGGCCGGCGACGCCGACTTCGCCGTGCGTGCCAACTACCGGACGCAGACCGAGCTACCGCTGCCCGGCTGGGCACGTAAAGTTATGCCCGACACCATCCAGGTCGAGCAGATCGATCAATGGCAGCAGGATGGCGCCGCCGGCAACATCACGATCCGAATCCAGGGCACGCCGGTGCAGATCGAGGCGCGCATGGGGCTCAAGGACCGGGGCGGAGCGTCCTCGAATCACATCGACTGGCGCTTCAGCTGCAGTGTGCCGCTGATCGGCGGCCGCGTCGCCGAGCTGTTGGCCGATGACGTCTGCAGCAAGGCGGAGCGCGACCACGAGTACGGTCGCAAGCGTGCGGCGGAGTACCAGGAGTGAGTCCAACACCCGGCAAGGACAAGTCGCGGAAGGACGAAGATCGTTTGAGCTTCATGCAGTTGCTGCAGAGCGTGCTCGCGGCGCTGCTGGGCGTGCAGAGCGAGTCGGCTCGGACCCGCGACTTCAGCAAGGGTCGGCCGCTGCATTTCATTATCATCGGTGTGGCGGCGACAGTGCTTCTCGTGCTTATTTTCGCCGGCATCGTGCGCCTGGTCCTGAGCGTCTCGGGCGCCGGCTGAGCTAGTCGGCGAGGCCCTTCAGGCGATAGAGCAGCTCCAGCGCTTCGCGCGGGCTGAGCGCGTCTGGGTCGGCTTCCGCCAGCAACGCGCGCAGGCGGTCGTCGCCGCCACTGCCAAAGAGCGGGATCTGCGGAGCGTCCGCTGCCGGAGCAGCAGGCTGGGTCTGCTCCAGTCCCGCAAGTACCTCGCGCGCCCGAGTCAGCACTTCGGCCGGAACGCCGGCCAGCCGCGCCACCTGCACGCCGAAGCTGCGGCTGGCCGCCCCTGGGCGCACCTGATGCAGCAGTACGAAGCGGTCGCCGTACTCGGCGGCCTGCAGATGCAGATTGCCGATGCCCGCAAAGAGCTCGGGCAACTCGGTAAGCTCGAAGTAGTGCGTGGCGAAGAGGCACAGGCAGCCATTGCGCTCGGCCAGCGCCTCCGCCGTGGCCCGCGCCAGCGCCAGGCCGTCGTAGGTGCTGGTGCCGCGGCCGATTTCGTCCATCAGCACCAGACTGTGGCCGTCGGCGTGGTGCAGGATATGGGCGGTTTCGGTCATCTCCACCATGAAGGTGGACTGCCCGCCGGCCAGATCATCGGCAGCGCCGATGCGCGTGAAGATACGCCGGATGTCGCCGATGGTGGCGGCATCTGCCGGCACGAAGCTGCCGGCCAGCGCCATCAGCGCAATGAGGGCGGTCTGACGCATGTAGGTCGATTTGCCGCCCATGTTGGGGCCGGTGACGATCTGCATCCGCGTAGCGGCATCCAGGCTGGCGTCGTTGGCCACGAAGGCGTGATCGGCCTTGATCTCGACGACCGGGTGCCGGCCGCCGGTGATGCGAATCTCGGGCGCGTCGCTGAGCTGCGGGCGGACGTAGCGGTTGGCCTCGGCGCGTTCGGCGAGGCAAGCCAGCGTATCGAGCTCGGCCAGCGCCGAGGCGGTGGCACGCAGCGCCGCCAGCTCGCCGACGAGGCTGTCCAGCATGGCGTCGAAGAGCTCGCGTTCCCGCGCCAGCGCGCGCTCGCGTGCGGACAGCACCTGATCCTCGAAGTGTTTCAGCTCCTCGGTGATGTAGCGCTCGACGTTCTTCAGCGTCTGGCGGCGGCTGTAGTCGACCGGGGCATCGGCCGCCCGGCCGCGCGGAATCTCGATGTAGTAGCCGTGCACGCGGTTGTAGCCGACGCGCAGGGTGTCGATGCCACTGCGCGTCCGTTCACGCGTCTCCAGCTCGGCGAGAAATCCGTCGGCGTTGGTCGACAGCGCGCGCAGCTCGTCAAGGGTGGCGTCGAAGCCCTCGGCGAAGACGCCGCCGTCCTTCACGGATTGCGGCAGCGTTGCGGCGAGCGCCTTGTCGAGATGCTCCGCCAGTTCGCGGTGGGGACCGAGGTCGCCGGCGAGTGTCTGAAGGCGCTCACAGTCCAGTGGCTGCAGGGCGTCGCGCACGGCGGGCAGCGCCGCCAGCGTCTCGGCCAGGGCGGCGAGATCGCGCGGGCGCGCGCTTCTCAAGGCCACGCGCGCCAGCGCGCGTTCGATGTCGTGGACCTCGCGCAGGCTGCGGCGCAGCCCGGCGTGGCGGCCGCCATCAAGCAGGCGCTCGATGGCGTCATAACGCGCGGTGATCTCGGTGCGGTCGCGCAGCGGATGCGCCAGCCAGGCGCGCAGGCGCCGGCTGCCCATGGCCGTGGCGCAGCGATCGAGCACGCCGACCAGGCTGTGGCCTTCCTCGCCGGCCAGCGAGCTGGTGATCTCGAGGTTGCGCCGGCTGCCGGCGTCGATGTGCAGCGCGCGCGCCAGATCCTCGGTACGCAGCGCCGTGATGTGGGGCAGGGCGCTGCGCTGGGTATCGCGCACATAGGCCAGCAGCGCCCCGGCTGCGGCGACGGCCGCCGGCAACTCGTCGCAGCCGAAGGCCTTGAGGTGGGGCGTGCCGAGTTGGCCGCAGAGCAGCCTGCGGGCGGTGGTGGGGTCGAAATGCATGCCCGCCCAGGCCACCGCACCGTCGGTGGCGGCATCTTCTGGCATGAGCAGTTCGGCCGGCTGCAGACGCGCCAGCTCGGCCGCAACGGCGTCGGATTCCGTGTTCTGCAGGCAGGCGAAGTCGCCAGAGGCGAGGTCGAGCCAGGCGAGGCCCTCGGCTTCGCCGTGGCGGCAGTGTGCGGCCAGCAGCGTTGTGCGTGTGGGCTCCAGCAGCGCCTCATCGGTGGTCGTGCCGGCGGTGAGAATGCGCACGACCTCGCGTTCCACCGGGCCCTTGCCGCCGGGCTCGGTCATCTGCTCGGCGATGGCGATGGACTCGCCCATTTTCAGCAGGCGTGCGGCGTACTGCTCGAGAGCGTGCACTGGCACGCCGGCCATGGGGATGGGCTCGCCGGCGGACTCGCCGCGCTTGGTCAGGGTCAGCGCGAGCAGGCGTGCGGCGCGCTTGGCGTCGTCGTAGAAGAGCTCGTAGAAGTCCCCCATGCGGAAGAAAAGCAGCCGCTCGGGATGCTGCGCCTTCAGGCGCAGGAACTGCTGCATGACCGGGGTATGGGCCTCGATGCCGGCGATATCGCTCATGCGGGGCAGACGGTGATGGATGGCGAGCCGCGGATGCTACAGGCAAGCGCACCCGTATGGCGCGCCACGACGTACCATGCGGCCATGAGTCAGGACGCCGGTATTGCCGATCATGTCGCCACCATCGCCGAGACGCTGCTCGCGCGCGGGCAGTGGCTGGCGACCGCCGAATCGTGCACCGGCGGTGGCATCGCCGCGGCCTGTACGGATCGCGCCGGCAGCTCGGGCTGGTTCGAGCGCGCCATGATCAGCTACAGCAACCGCGCCAAGCAGGAGATGCTCGGCGTCGATGCCGGATTGATCGAAGCGCACGGCGCCGTCAGCGAGGCCGTCGTCGAAGCTATGGCGGCAGGCGTGCTGGCGCGCGCGCCGGTGCAGTGGAGCATCGCCGTCAGCGGCATCGCCGGCCCGAGCGGCGGCAGCGCCGACAAGCCGGTGGGCACGGTCTGCTTCGGCTGGGGCACCCCGCAGGGGGTGGTGGTGGAGACGCGCGTGCTGCCCGGAGACCGTGCGGCGGTCCGCGCAGCGACGGTTTTGCACGCGCTTGCGGGGCTGGCCGCCCGGCTGTGAAATAATCGCGCGTCTGGGAACCCCCGAACGCTAGGCAGCTATGGACGACAACCGCAAGAAGGCGCTGGAAGCAGCGCTGTCGCAGATCGAAAAGCAGTTCGGCAAGGGCGCGGTCATGCGCCTCGGCGCCGACGACCCGGCGCGCGATGTCGCATCCGTGTCCAGCGGCTCGCTGTCGCTGGATGTGGCGCTGGGCATCGGCGGTCTGCCGCGTGGCCGCGTCATCGAGATCTACGGCCCGGAATCTTCGGGCAAGACGACGCTGACCCTGCACGCCATCGCCGAAGTCCAGAAACTGGGAGGGGTCGCCGCCTTCGTCGACGCCGAGCATGCGCTGGATACCGGCTACGCCGAGAAGCTGGGCGTCAAGGTCGACGATCTGCTGATCTCGCAGCCGGACACCGGTGAGCAGGCGCTGGAGATCTCGGACATGCTGGTGCGCTCCGGCGCCGTCGACGTCGTCGTCATCGACTCGGTGGCCGCGCTGACGCCGAAGCAGGAGATCGAGGGCGAGATGGGGGATTCGCTCCCCGGTCTGCAGGCGCGCCTGATGAGCCAGGCGCTGCGCAAGCTGACGGCCAACATCAAGCGCACCAACACGATGGTGATCTTCATCAACCAGATCCGCATGAAGATCGGTGTGATGTTCGGTTCGCCGGAAACCACCACCGGCGGCAATGCGCTTAAGTTCTATTCTTCGGTGCGTCTCGATATCCGCCGCACCGGCACCATCAAGAAGGGCGACGAGGCGATGGGCAACGAGACCCGCGTCAAGGTCGTCAAGAACAAGATGGCGCCGCCCTTCCGGCAGGCGACCTTCGAGATTCTCTTCAACGAGGGCATCTCGCGGCACGGCGAGCTGGTCGAGCTGGGCGTGGAGAACAGCCTGATCGAGAAGTCCGGCGCCTGGTACAGCTACAAGGGCGACAAGATCGGGCAGGGCAAGGAGAACGCCAAGCAGTTCCTGCGCGACAACCCCGAGGTTGCCGACACTATCGACCGCGAGCTGCGCGAGCTGCTCCTTCCCAAGCGCAAGCAGCGTGCCGAAGCGGAGCCCGAAGCGCAGGAATAGCGGCGAGCCGCCCTCGGCCAAGGCGCGCGCGGTGGATCTGCTCTCCCGCCGCGAGCACGGCGCCGAGGAGATGACCCGCAAGCTGGCCGCGCGTGGTCTGGATGCCGCCGAAGTGCGGCAGGCCGTCGCCGAGCTGTCCGAGGCCGGCTGGCAGTCCGACGAGCGCTATGCCCAGGCCGTCATTCGCCAGCGTGCAGCTCAAGGCTATGGCCCGCGGCGCGTGCGCTTCGAGTTGTCGCAGGCCGGTGTCGCGGAGGCGGCCGTCGAGGCAGCCATGGCGGCGGAGGCCGTGGACTGGCTGGAAGTCGCGCGCGACTGGGCGAGCCGGCGGCTGGCGGCGACTGCCGATGCACGCGAGCAGGCCAAGCAGTGGCGCCGGCTGGCCGGGCGCGGCTTCGAGGAGGCTGAGGTACGTGCCGTAATGCGTGAAGGGCCTGGCTCCGCAGCCGACTAAGGGCGGGATTGTCGACGGCTATCAACGCCCGGGGCGCGAAGCCATCGCGCCATCGGCTACCATACCGCCTCTTTTGCCCGCGCCGCGGACCCATGGACAGCAATACCCTGCGCAGCCGCTTTCTGAGCTACTTCGAGGCGCGCGACCACCGTGTCGTGCCGTCGGCCTCCCTCGTGCCCACCAATGACCCGACGCTGCTGTTCACGAATGCCGGCATGGTGCCCTTCAAGGAGGTCTTCCTTGGCCGCGAGAAGCGCGATTATCAGCGCGCGGCGAGCAGCCAGCGCTGCGTGCGCGCCGGCGGCAAGCACAACGATCTCGAGAACGTCGGCTACACGGCGCGGCATCACACCTTCTTCGAGATGCTGGGCAATTTCAGCTTCGGTGACTATTTCAAGCGCGAAGCCATCGTCTATGCCTGGGAGTTCCTAACCTCCGAGGAATGGCTGGGCCTGCCGGCCGACAAGCTGCTGGCTACGGTCTACGAAAGCGACGACGAGGCCTATGCCGTCTGGCGCGACGATATCGGCCTGCCCGAGGCGCGCATCCTGCGCATCGGCGACAAGCCCGATGGCGGCTCGGACAACTTCTGGCAGATGGGCGACACCGGCCCCTGCGGGCCCTGCAGCGAGATCTTCTTTGACCACGGCCCCGACGTTCCGGGCGGCCCGCCCGGTACCCCCGAAGAGGACGGCGACCGCTTCATCGAGATCTGGAATCTGGTCTTCATGCAGTACGACCGCGCCGCCGACGGCACACTGACGCCGCTGCCGGCGCCCAGCGTCGATACGGGCATGGGACTCGAGCGGCTGGCCGCCGTGCTGCAGGGCAAGCATTCCAACTATGACACCGACGCCTTCCAGCGTCTGATGGCGGCGGCGGCCGAAGTCCTGGGTGTGCCGCAGGACAATGCCGCTTCGCTGAAGGTCATCGCTGACCACATCCGCGCCACCAGCTTCCTCATCTGCGACGGCGTGCTGCCGGGCAACGAGGGGCGCGGCTACGTGTTGCGCCGGATCATCCGGCGGGCGGCGCGTCATGGCCACAAGCTGGGCGCGCGCAGCCCCTTCCTGCATCGCCTGGTCGCGCCGCTGGGCGAGGTCATGGGCGAGGCCTACGGCGAGCTGGCGACGATGCGCGAGCAACTGGAGCGCACGATCCATGGCGAGGAAGAAGCCTTCGCGCAGATGCTTGATCGCGGCCTGAAGTTGCTCGACGAGCAGCTGCAGCAGCACACCGGCAAGATCCTGCCGGGCGAGGTGGCCTTCCACCTCTACGACACGCACGGTTTTCCGGTCGATCTCACCGCCGACATCCTGCGCGAGCGCGGCATGCACGTGGACATGGAAGGCTTCGAGGCCTCCATGGCAGAGCAGCGCAGCCGCGCGCGCGCGGCCAGCCGCTTCGAGGGCGACTACGGCCAGCTGCCGGAAGATCTGGCGCCATCCGAGTTCACCGGCTACGAGGCCCTGGAGCATGGCGCCGTCGTGCAGGCCATCCTGATCGATGGTCAGCCCGCCGAGACGCTGGAGGCCGGGCAGGGTGGTCAGGCCGTGGTTTTCCTCGACCGGACGCCTTTCTACGGCGAAGCCGGCGGGCAGGTGGGCGATACCGGCGTTATCAGCGCGCCCGGCACGCGCTTCGAAGTGCGCGACACGCAGGCGCTGCGCGCCGCCACGCCCGGTCACATCGGCGAGTTGGCTGAGGGAAGGCTGCGCGTGGGCGATCACGTCAAGGCCGAGATCGATGCCGATCGGCGCGGGCAAGTTGTACGCAATCATTCCGCTACGCATCTGCTGCACGCCGCGCTGCGCAAGGTGCTGGGCACGCATGTGGCGCAGAAGGGCTCGCTGGTGGCACCCGAGCGCCTGCGTTTCGATTTCTCGCACACGCAGCCGGTGAGCGCCGAGGAGCTGACGCGCATCGAGGACGAGGTCAACGCGCAGATCCGCGCCAATGTCGCAGCCGAAACCGATGTCTGTGCCTATCAGGAGGCCATCGACCGCGGCGCCATCGCCATGTTCGGGGAGAAGTACGGCGACACTGTGCGCGTGCTGGCGCTGGGCGACTACTCAGTTGAGCTATGCGGCGGCACGCACGTGGCGCGCACCGGCGACATCGGCGCCTTCCGTATCGTCCACGAGGGCGGCGTCTCGGCTGGCGTGCGACGCATTGAGGCCATCACGGGCGAAGCCGTGATCCGGCATATGCGCGACACCGAATCCCGCCTGCGCGAAGCGGCCGAGCTGCTGCGCGCCACGCCGGACGATCTGGTCAGCAAGCTGCAGGGCCTGGTCACGCGCAACCGTGAGACCGAGCGCGCGCTGCAGCAGGCGCGCGACAAGCTCGCCCAGGGCACGGGCGGCGATCTGCTGGCGCAGGCCAAGGAGATCGCCGGCGTCAATCTGCTTGCCAGCCGCGTGGAAATCGACGACGCCGGTGCACTGCGCGGAATGATGGACAAGCTGAAGGAGCGCCTCGGCAGCGGGGTCATCGTTCTCGGCGCCGAGAAGGATGGTAAGGCCGTGCTCATCGCCGGCGTGACCAAGGATCTCACCGACAAGCTCTCGGCGGGCGCTCTCATCAAGGAGATCGCCGCGCAGGTCGGCGGCAAGGGCGGTGGCCGGCCGGATATGGCGCAGGCCGGCGGCCCGCAGCCCGAGCATCTCGACGTCGCCCTCGGCAAGGCTGCCGACTGGGTCGCCGCGCAGCTGGAGGGCTGACATGGCGCTGCTCGTCCAGAAGTACGGCGGTACCTCCGTCGGCGACACCAAGCGCATCTGCCACGTCGCGGACAAG of Algiphilus aromaticivorans DG1253 contains these proteins:
- the mutS gene encoding DNA mismatch repair protein MutS translates to MSDIAGIEAHTPVMQQFLRLKAQHPERLLFFRMGDFYELFYDDAKRAARLLALTLTKRGESAGEPIPMAGVPVHALEQYAARLLKMGESIAIAEQMTEPGGKGPVEREVVRILTAGTTTDEALLEPTRTTLLAAHCRHGEAEGLAWLDLASGDFACLQNTESDAVAAELARLQPAELLMPEDAATDGAVAWAGMHFDPTTARRLLCGQLGTPHLKAFGCDELPAAVAAAGALLAYVRDTQRSALPHITALRTEDLARALHIDAGSRRNLEITSSLAGEEGHSLVGVLDRCATAMGSRRLRAWLAHPLRDRTEITARYDAIERLLDGGRHAGLRRSLREVHDIERALARVALRSARPRDLAALAETLAALPAVRDALQPLDCERLQTLAGDLGPHRELAEHLDKALAATLPQSVKDGGVFAEGFDATLDELRALSTNADGFLAELETRERTRSGIDTLRVGYNRVHGYYIEIPRGRAADAPVDYSRRQTLKNVERYITEELKHFEDQVLSARERALARERELFDAMLDSLVGELAALRATASALAELDTLACLAERAEANRYVRPQLSDAPEIRITGGRHPVVEIKADHAFVANDASLDAATRMQIVTGPNMGGKSTYMRQTALIALMALAGSFVPADAATIGDIRRIFTRIGAADDLAGGQSTFMVEMTETAHILHHADGHSLVLMDEIGRGTSTYDGLALARATAEALAERNGCLCLFATHYFELTELPELFAGIGNLHLQAAEYGDRFVLLHQVRPGAASRSFGVQVARLAGVPAEVLTRAREVLAGLEQTQPAAPAADAPQIPLFGSGGDDRLRALLAEADPDALSPREALELLYRLKGLAD
- a CDS encoding DUF1329 domain-containing protein, translating into MTFTRKTLAIAVGALWALSSSALAAVSAEEAKKLGNELTPIGANPEGNEAGTIPEWTPQDQKGPLSGEYPSDPEIDAEDPKFTITAANMAEYEDKLSEGHKLLLERFPDSYKMNIYPSHRNVNWPEEIKEASKRNATTCEFRGPDDITNCKLGFPFPVPQSGAEVIWNHKVKWRGNNARRYNNQMIVQPDGEYQFTKIVEDVTFSYANIDDPQPIKDGQGEYLRYLSETVAPVRLAGTFILVHEKVGTGEAGRRAWLYSPGLRRIRRAPSVCCDNPYEGTDGHQFYDQVDMFNGVKERFTWKLLGKKEMYVPYNSHKIAGPDTTYDDLASPRHLNQELPRYELHRVWVVEAENKEDLRHTFGKKVLYVDEDSWNIVMIDNYDHRGELMQFQEGHLSFARNVLATGTSPEVIYHFNTGRYFLTALAQQDRPIDNSVEYDDSFFTASAVQRKTSR
- the alaS gene encoding alanine--tRNA ligase, with translation MDSNTLRSRFLSYFEARDHRVVPSASLVPTNDPTLLFTNAGMVPFKEVFLGREKRDYQRAASSQRCVRAGGKHNDLENVGYTARHHTFFEMLGNFSFGDYFKREAIVYAWEFLTSEEWLGLPADKLLATVYESDDEAYAVWRDDIGLPEARILRIGDKPDGGSDNFWQMGDTGPCGPCSEIFFDHGPDVPGGPPGTPEEDGDRFIEIWNLVFMQYDRAADGTLTPLPAPSVDTGMGLERLAAVLQGKHSNYDTDAFQRLMAAAAEVLGVPQDNAASLKVIADHIRATSFLICDGVLPGNEGRGYVLRRIIRRAARHGHKLGARSPFLHRLVAPLGEVMGEAYGELATMREQLERTIHGEEEAFAQMLDRGLKLLDEQLQQHTGKILPGEVAFHLYDTHGFPVDLTADILRERGMHVDMEGFEASMAEQRSRARAASRFEGDYGQLPEDLAPSEFTGYEALEHGAVVQAILIDGQPAETLEAGQGGQAVVFLDRTPFYGEAGGQVGDTGVISAPGTRFEVRDTQALRAATPGHIGELAEGRLRVGDHVKAEIDADRRGQVVRNHSATHLLHAALRKVLGTHVAQKGSLVAPERLRFDFSHTQPVSAEELTRIEDEVNAQIRANVAAETDVCAYQEAIDRGAIAMFGEKYGDTVRVLALGDYSVELCGGTHVARTGDIGAFRIVHEGGVSAGVRRIEAITGEAVIRHMRDTESRLREAAELLRATPDDLVSKLQGLVTRNRETERALQQARDKLAQGTGGDLLAQAKEIAGVNLLASRVEIDDAGALRGMMDKLKERLGSGVIVLGAEKDGKAVLIAGVTKDLTDKLSAGALIKEIAAQVGGKGGGRPDMAQAGGPQPEHLDVALGKAADWVAAQLEG
- a CDS encoding DUF2970 domain-containing protein, whose product is MQLLQSVLAALLGVQSESARTRDFSKGRPLHFIIIGVAATVLLVLIFAGIVRLVLSVSGAG
- a CDS encoding regulatory protein RecX, whose translation is MPKRSPKRRNSGEPPSAKARAVDLLSRREHGAEEMTRKLAARGLDAAEVRQAVAELSEAGWQSDERYAQAVIRQRAAQGYGPRRVRFELSQAGVAEAAVEAAMAAEAVDWLEVARDWASRRLAATADAREQAKQWRRLAGRGFEEAEVRAVMREGPGSAAD
- the recA gene encoding recombinase RecA; protein product: MDDNRKKALEAALSQIEKQFGKGAVMRLGADDPARDVASVSSGSLSLDVALGIGGLPRGRVIEIYGPESSGKTTLTLHAIAEVQKLGGVAAFVDAEHALDTGYAEKLGVKVDDLLISQPDTGEQALEISDMLVRSGAVDVVVIDSVAALTPKQEIEGEMGDSLPGLQARLMSQALRKLTANIKRTNTMVIFINQIRMKIGVMFGSPETTTGGNALKFYSSVRLDIRRTGTIKKGDEAMGNETRVKVVKNKMAPPFRQATFEILFNEGISRHGELVELGVENSLIEKSGAWYSYKGDKIGQGKENAKQFLRDNPEVADTIDRELRELLLPKRKQRAEAEPEAQE
- a CDS encoding CinA family protein is translated as MSQDAGIADHVATIAETLLARGQWLATAESCTGGGIAAACTDRAGSSGWFERAMISYSNRAKQEMLGVDAGLIEAHGAVSEAVVEAMAAGVLARAPVQWSIAVSGIAGPSGGSADKPVGTVCFGWGTPQGVVVETRVLPGDRAAVRAATVLHALAGLAARL
- a CDS encoding DUF2505 domain-containing protein gives rise to the protein MATIERSQQLDFDAPVDAVLRMLTDADFYRAKYETLGFEALKVTEEKAGDADFAVRANYRTQTELPLPGWARKVMPDTIQVEQIDQWQQDGAAGNITIRIQGTPVQIEARMGLKDRGGASSNHIDWRFSCSVPLIGGRVAELLADDVCSKAERDHEYGRKRAAEYQE